Proteins encoded together in one Candidatus Omnitrophota bacterium window:
- a CDS encoding potassium/proton antiporter, with protein MIPIDTVLLWVAVLIFVSVVSSKLSDRFAIPVLLLFLGIGMLAGSEGIGRIYFDNAQLAKSIGVVALIFIIFSGGFDTNWKDTKSVVWPGVILSTLGVLLTAVITGCFAIYILKFSFLQGMLLGSIVSSTDAAAVFSILRSKRISLKSPLKALLEFESGSNDPMAVFLTVGFISMLTVKGMGIAALIPRFVMDMGIGALAGYLMARFIVLLINRLKLEYEGLYPVIMISLVLLTYAIAVFLKGNGFLAVYIAGLMLGQAEFPNKRMIMKFHDGLAWLMQIVMFVTLGLLVFPSHIVPLMGAGSLLTLLLMVVARPVSVLLCLLPFKMNIWKKALISWVGLRGSVPIILATFPFMAGIPQADTIFNVVFFVVFASVLIQGTSIPVVSRILRLDVPLAYRRQYPIEFEKTAAIDAELTEAIVPYDSEAAGKRIGELNVPEKCLIMLISREEKFIIPSGSVVIEGGDVLLVLANAADFSAFQKILARLKKAADV; from the coding sequence GTGATACCGATCGACACAGTCTTATTATGGGTTGCGGTATTGATCTTCGTGAGCGTCGTATCGAGTAAGCTCTCGGATCGATTCGCCATACCTGTACTATTGTTATTCTTAGGGATAGGGATGCTTGCCGGCTCGGAAGGGATAGGCAGGATCTATTTTGACAACGCGCAGCTGGCGAAATCCATCGGCGTCGTCGCCCTTATCTTTATCATCTTTTCCGGAGGTTTTGATACTAATTGGAAAGATACCAAATCGGTTGTTTGGCCAGGTGTCATACTTTCAACGCTCGGAGTTTTGCTGACCGCTGTTATAACCGGATGTTTTGCCATATATATACTGAAGTTCTCTTTTCTTCAAGGGATGCTTCTGGGATCCATCGTTTCTTCGACAGATGCCGCCGCAGTATTCAGCATTTTAAGGTCAAAACGAATAAGCCTGAAGAGCCCTTTAAAGGCGTTGCTTGAATTCGAATCGGGAAGTAACGATCCGATGGCTGTTTTTTTGACAGTCGGCTTTATCAGCATGCTGACAGTGAAAGGCATGGGCATTGCCGCATTGATCCCCAGATTCGTGATGGATATGGGGATAGGTGCTCTTGCAGGTTACTTAATGGCAAGATTTATTGTATTGCTCATTAACCGTCTGAAGCTGGAATATGAAGGGCTTTATCCGGTTATAATGATTTCGCTTGTTCTGCTTACGTATGCGATCGCCGTTTTTCTGAAGGGCAACGGGTTCCTCGCGGTCTATATCGCAGGTTTGATGCTGGGTCAGGCGGAGTTTCCAAATAAAAGAATGATCATGAAATTCCATGATGGGTTAGCGTGGCTTATGCAAATCGTTATGTTCGTGACGTTGGGCTTACTCGTTTTCCCTTCGCACATCGTCCCGTTAATGGGGGCAGGATCATTGCTTACGCTCCTTCTCATGGTGGTTGCTCGCCCTGTTAGTGTGTTACTATGCCTGTTGCCGTTTAAGATGAATATATGGAAAAAGGCACTGATATCCTGGGTTGGATTGAGGGGATCGGTGCCTATCATCCTGGCAACATTCCCTTTTATGGCAGGCATCCCGCAGGCAGACACCATTTTTAATGTCGTATTTTTTGTCGTATTTGCGTCTGTTCTGATCCAGGGGACATCCATACCGGTCGTTTCAAGGATATTAAGGCTGGATGTGCCGTTGGCCTACAGGAGACAATATCCGATCGAATTTGAAAAGACGGCGGCTATTGATGCGGAATTGACGGAAGCCATCGTCCCATACGATTCAGAAGCGGCAGGTAAGAGGATCGGCGAGTTAAACGTACCCGAAAAGTGCCTTATAATGCTTATTTCCCGGGAAGAAAAATTTATAATACCGTCCGGATCCGTGGTTATAGAGGGTGGCGATGTCCTGCTGGTGCTTGCAAATGCCGCGGATTTTTCTGCTTTTCAAAAAATACTGGCACGGCTTAAGAAAGCAGCTGACGTTTAA
- a CDS encoding class I SAM-dependent methyltransferase → MKQWYESLFENYAQKYDKECYVQGTLGECDFIEQELGHNKNVRILDVGCGTGRHSIELTKRGYNVTGVDLSGNQIKRAREKAREAGVAIDFQIQDARDLSFDGEFDLAIMLCEGGFSLMETDEMNFEILRNATKSLKDKGMFIFTTLNGLFPLFHSVSEFYKSAQKESQSQCKECSFDLMTFRDHNTTVIEDDSGNKIELKSNERYYVPSEIRWLLKTLGYKRIDIFGAKLGAYSRNDKLATDDFEMLVVAKK, encoded by the coding sequence ATGAAGCAATGGTATGAATCATTATTTGAAAATTACGCACAAAAATATGATAAAGAATGTTACGTTCAAGGGACACTCGGGGAATGCGATTTTATCGAACAGGAGTTAGGGCATAACAAAAATGTAAGAATACTTGATGTCGGATGCGGAACAGGCAGGCATTCGATCGAACTTACGAAAAGGGGATACAACGTTACCGGCGTTGACCTTTCCGGGAATCAGATAAAAAGGGCAAGGGAAAAGGCGCGGGAAGCAGGGGTGGCCATCGATTTCCAAATACAGGATGCGCGCGATCTTTCGTTCGACGGTGAATTCGATCTGGCGATCATGTTATGTGAAGGCGGATTCTCTCTTATGGAAACAGATGAGATGAATTTTGAGATACTAAGGAACGCCACAAAATCGCTGAAAGATAAAGGTATGTTCATTTTCACCACATTAAACGGGTTGTTCCCGCTGTTCCATTCGGTCAGTGAATTCTATAAGTCGGCGCAGAAAGAAAGCCAATCCCAGTGCAAGGAGTGCTCCTTTGATCTGATGACTTTCCGAGACCATAATACAACAGTTATTGAAGATGACTCCGGCAATAAAATAGAACTCAAAAGCAATGAGCGCTATTATGTGCCCAGTGAGATAAGGTGGCTTTTAAAGACGCTGGGATATAAAAGAATAGACATCTTTGGCGCAAAGCTTGGGGCGTATTCAAGAAACGACAAACTGGCCACTGACGATTTCGAAATGCTCGTTGTCGCGAAGAAGTAG
- a CDS encoding GSU2403 family nucleotidyltransferase fold protein gives MEKKQYELCLAVLRRLRDASVLDGMIMIGSWCIPFYEGYFAEVKYRKTIRTRDVDFLIPSPSSFKKDVNLPELLKDLGFVTGYKGSKGYIKLEHPELMVEFLVPERGKGTDAPIQIPRLGINATALRYLHFLSDNTIKVKVDDFYLTLPHPANFALHKLIIFQRRLKEEKADKDRSAAIEILNALASKGDADLVKEVFDSMPHKWQMKIMNALAEAMAIDIQKMLQV, from the coding sequence GTGGAAAAGAAGCAGTATGAATTATGCCTTGCAGTTTTGCGTCGCTTGCGTGATGCCAGCGTGCTGGATGGCATGATAATGATTGGCAGCTGGTGTATCCCTTTCTATGAGGGGTATTTTGCAGAAGTTAAATATCGTAAAACAATCAGAACAAGGGATGTGGATTTTTTAATCCCGTCTCCCAGTAGTTTCAAAAAAGATGTTAATTTGCCGGAATTGCTTAAAGATCTCGGCTTTGTAACCGGATATAAAGGATCTAAGGGTTACATAAAGTTAGAGCATCCGGAACTGATGGTGGAGTTTTTAGTGCCGGAAAGAGGTAAGGGAACGGATGCTCCAATTCAAATACCGCGTTTGGGTATAAATGCAACTGCCTTACGGTATCTTCATTTCTTGTCTGATAATACTATAAAGGTTAAGGTTGACGATTTCTATCTTACCTTGCCGCATCCCGCCAATTTTGCACTTCATAAGTTGATTATTTTTCAACGCAGACTCAAAGAAGAGAAAGCAGATAAAGATAGAAGCGCCGCTATAGAGATATTAAACGCTTTGGCTTCTAAAGGAGATGCTGATTTAGTCAAAGAGGTTTTTGATTCAATGCCGCATAAATGGCAGATGAAAATTATGAATGCCTTGGCGGAAGCCATGGCAATAGATATACAGAAGATGCTGCAAGTATAA
- the miaB gene encoding tRNA (N6-isopentenyl adenosine(37)-C2)-methylthiotransferase MiaB, producing the protein MKRIYIRTFGCQMNIRDSEFVAGLLLEDGFAFADSMDKADVILFNSCSVRKHAEDRLFSNIADLKKLKKRRPDIVIGLIGCTAQKYMEKALERSALIDLVCGPGNEWELPHIIRGVLDDRCTIIAADKVNTARPELFPGYREHRFKSYVSIMEGCDNYCSYCIVPYVRGRERSREEKSILREVRVLADAGCKEITLLGQNVNSYKSPRSTVHGPRSGCGFVRLLEELNKVEGIERIRFMTSHPKDASVKLFEAMRGLDKVCEHLHLPLQSGSDRVLRAMNRRYTAKRYAGLIDEYRRLVPGGSVTTDIIVGFPSETERDFKKTVSMVKGIGFDGAYIFKYSPRPPARSAGLKDDVPLETKARRLQELLGLQCEISALRNAPLDGKVVEVLVDGESDKSAQFLAGRTRTNKVVVFKGKGPLVGKLVDVRIEVTAPHTLKGRLAE; encoded by the coding sequence ATGAAAAGAATATACATTAGAACTTTTGGTTGTCAAATGAACATCCGCGACTCGGAGTTCGTGGCGGGACTGCTGCTTGAGGACGGGTTCGCGTTTGCCGATTCTATGGATAAGGCGGACGTCATCCTCTTCAATTCCTGCTCGGTGAGGAAGCATGCCGAAGACCGTTTATTCAGCAATATCGCGGACCTGAAGAAGCTGAAGAAGAGAAGGCCGGATATCGTCATAGGGCTCATCGGCTGTACCGCCCAGAAGTATATGGAGAAGGCGCTTGAAAGGAGCGCTCTCATCGATCTCGTATGCGGCCCGGGCAACGAATGGGAACTGCCGCATATCATAAGGGGGGTGCTCGATGACAGGTGCACGATAATAGCGGCCGATAAGGTGAATACGGCGAGGCCGGAGCTCTTTCCCGGCTACCGGGAGCACAGGTTCAAATCCTATGTATCGATAATGGAAGGGTGCGATAACTATTGTTCGTACTGCATAGTCCCGTACGTCAGGGGGCGCGAGCGTTCACGGGAAGAGAAGTCGATATTAAGAGAGGTCAGGGTGCTGGCGGATGCCGGGTGTAAGGAGATAACGCTCTTGGGGCAGAATGTGAATTCGTACAAAAGTCCACGGTCCACGGTCCACGGTCCACGGTCAGGATGCGGTTTTGTACGGTTGCTCGAAGAGTTGAATAAGGTGGAAGGTATCGAGAGGATACGGTTCATGACGAGCCATCCGAAGGACGCGTCGGTTAAACTATTTGAGGCGATGCGTGGCCTCGATAAGGTATGCGAGCACCTGCACCTTCCGCTCCAATCCGGCTCCGACAGGGTACTGCGGGCCATGAACAGGAGATACACCGCCAAAAGGTATGCCGGGCTGATAGACGAATATAGGCGGCTCGTCCCGGGAGGTAGCGTTACCACAGATATCATAGTCGGATTCCCTTCTGAAACGGAGAGAGATTTTAAAAAGACGGTCTCCATGGTGAAGGGGATAGGTTTCGACGGCGCGTACATCTTCAAGTACTCCCCCCGTCCGCCCGCAAGATCGGCGGGGCTGAAAGACGATGTGCCTCTGGAGACGAAGGCGAGGCGGCTCCAGGAGCTCCTGGGCCTGCAGTGTGAAATATCGGCCTTGCGCAATGCCCCGCTTGATGGTAAAGTAGTCGAGGTGTTGGTGGACGGCGAGAGCGATAAGTCGGCTCAATTCCTTGCCGGCAGGACAAGGACCAACAAGGTTGTCGTTTTCAAGGGTAAGGGGCCTCTTGTCGGCAAGCTGGTGGATGTCAGGATAGAGGTGACGGCACCTCACACGTTGAAAGGGAGATTGGCGGAATGA
- a CDS encoding SPOR domain-containing protein has translation MKKDQGRFIFYAILLAFVTGFAIRAYASEPSITRAEKFFLEGRYDRTISELDMLIDSRSSSRSEAYYLKGLALLKLKRFGEARENFFKVTSRFMSSRNVFDAYLGIGDSYFLEGNTEAAVQAYKDILKKYPGDKNISIVKGRLEDCYRAAPQIAGNTPPAVKAVSSSGVENRFSVQVGSFKKRTNAVRLADKLKAKGYDSYVETSADPSSTFYRVKVGRYVSGGEAKSAASRLKGLGYPTKICTDELCR, from the coding sequence ATGAAAAAGGATCAAGGACGTTTTATCTTTTATGCCATCCTTCTTGCGTTTGTGACGGGTTTCGCGATCCGAGCATATGCAAGCGAGCCGAGCATCACAAGGGCAGAGAAGTTCTTTCTCGAGGGGAGATACGACAGGACGATCTCCGAGCTCGATATGCTGATAGATTCGAGGTCATCCTCGAGGAGCGAGGCCTACTACCTTAAAGGGTTGGCCCTTCTAAAGCTGAAGAGGTTCGGCGAAGCGAGGGAAAATTTTTTCAAGGTCACATCGCGGTTCATGAGCTCGCGGAATGTCTTCGATGCCTATCTAGGCATAGGAGATTCTTATTTCCTCGAGGGTAATACCGAAGCGGCCGTGCAGGCCTATAAAGATATACTTAAGAAGTACCCGGGAGATAAGAATATATCGATCGTCAAAGGCCGCCTGGAAGATTGTTACAGGGCCGCCCCGCAGATCGCGGGTAATACCCCTCCGGCCGTTAAGGCGGTCTCATCCTCCGGTGTGGAGAACCGTTTTTCTGTACAGGTCGGATCTTTTAAAAAGAGGACGAACGCCGTACGGCTGGCGGATAAGCTTAAGGCAAAAGGGTATGACAGTTATGTGGAGACCTCTGCCGACCCGTCATCCACCTTCTACAGGGTCAAGGTCGGGAGGTACGTATCCGGCGGCGAAGCGAAGTCGGCCGCATCCAGGCTGAAAGGCCTCGGTTACCCCACGAAGATCTGCACAGATGAATTGTGCCGGTAA
- the miaA gene encoding tRNA (adenosine(37)-N6)-dimethylallyltransferase MiaA encodes MNCAGKKPTVIFIVGPTASGKTVLSIKLAAHIRGEIISCDSMQVYRGMEILSQAPAVPERRRVAHHLVGFLSPEKEWSAALFRTKARRLIASAVRRRRVPIVAGGSGLYVKALIDGLFPSPEADPAFRKRMNAAVLKYGSGKLHAELSGIDPDAAARIHPNDARRIIRALEVYRSTGKTMTEMKARTMGLGDKYRIKIFGLTMPRAKLYARINARVEKILADGAVWEVERLRDKDLSKTAKAILGLKEITAFIDGEYDLDTAGELLGRNTRHFAKRQLSWFRADRRIRWFDVSRTPERVIVRKIIKEIKSPVKASTGDLVTL; translated from the coding sequence ATGAATTGTGCCGGTAAGAAACCCACCGTAATTTTTATCGTAGGCCCCACCGCCTCAGGCAAGACCGTCCTCTCAATAAAGCTGGCAGCGCATATTCGCGGTGAGATCATATCCTGTGACTCCATGCAGGTCTACCGCGGCATGGAGATATTGAGCCAGGCGCCGGCCGTTCCCGAGAGGCGGCGAGTGGCTCATCATCTGGTCGGGTTCCTCTCTCCGGAGAAGGAATGGAGTGCCGCGCTCTTCAGGACTAAGGCGCGCCGCCTCATAGCATCCGCTGTACGGCGCCGCAGGGTCCCCATAGTAGCGGGAGGCAGCGGCCTCTACGTAAAGGCGCTCATAGACGGCCTCTTCCCGTCCCCGGAAGCGGACCCCGCTTTCAGGAAAAGGATGAATGCGGCCGTCCTGAAATACGGGAGCGGAAAATTACACGCCGAGCTCTCCGGTATAGATCCGGACGCCGCCGCGCGGATACACCCGAATGACGCAAGGCGCATAATAAGGGCCCTGGAGGTTTACCGATCCACCGGGAAGACGATGACCGAGATGAAGGCGCGTACGATGGGGTTGGGCGATAAATATCGTATAAAGATATTCGGCCTGACGATGCCGCGGGCGAAGCTGTACGCGCGCATAAATGCGCGCGTCGAAAAGATCCTTGCAGACGGGGCGGTATGGGAGGTCGAGAGGCTCCGGGATAAGGACCTGAGCAAAACGGCTAAGGCGATCCTCGGCCTGAAAGAGATAACGGCCTTCATAGACGGCGAATATGATCTCGACACGGCCGGGGAGCTCCTCGGCAGGAATACGCGCCATTTCGCCAAACGTCAACTCTCCTGGTTCAGGGCCGACCGGCGGATCAGGTGGTTCGATGTGAGCCGGACGCCCGAACGTGTAATTGTGAGGAAGATAATAAAAGAGATAAAGTCACCCGTAAAAGCTTCTACCGGTGACCTGGTGACTTTGTGA